ttcatgtatttaatttaatttaattttaaaataaatatttttaatattttatttatatttgaaaatggAGTAATAATTACGACATTTTAACCGAATTCGAAATTAGTTACTCTTGTTTTGAATTTCACTACATTTGAATTTGACACGTATTAGGTGATGAAGTTCACCCCATGCATGTGTCATATATTACATGCAAACGTATCAAAAATCTATATGTAATACGTGTACGTTTACTAAAATGAACAGGCAAaaaccaaaacacaattacCAGAAAATGCAACGATATCATAATATACTAACAACTAATCGTTTGTTAGCTTATGTATGTCATTGGCCCctacctttatttatttttgaggATAGTAGCTTTGAATTTTATGTTCGTGGGACCATTGGAGTTGAACACTACTTTCTGCTTAATTACATTCGGTTAGTTTAAGTGGGTGGCACCCTCATTAATGTAAAGGCTCAAACCTACTCAATGTAACATTGTTGAAATGTCCAACATATACATCTATAGGGTAGGGTGTAATgctattaaatataattaaaatgatggttaaataaaataaaataaaattgatttattaatttaaattttagattaaatatatttattttacttttgattatatttaaaattagatgaaatattttatttggttgGATTTTGATTAGgagaaaaaataatcaaaaccaattaaaaattagttgattaaattcaaattaaatcaacTAAATAAAAAACGAATAGATTTGATTTGGTTCAATCAAATGAATTGAcgatttttaaaatctaaaaaatttattttagtttttttacaaactttatAGATTGTAAtactatcaaaataaaatacattaattataatgaaataaatagtatatgattattaaaaatataaaaatacaatatagTTTTTAAgatgataatattaatatagtgtgaaataaaataaataataatataatgattTGGTTTGGATTTTAGACTATGGACTTTGAATAGTGTGGAATTAATATTCAAAACAAAAGAGATCGACCGAATTTGATTACTTTGAAATAggttttgaaaatgaaaaaaaaaaaaaaacagaattaatttaattgaatctTTGAACTCATGGAACAAGTGGTATGATTCTTATACTCAATTTATCTCCAATGCCAAGTAAACCCTCTATCTTTccatctttttctaaatttgtcACCAACATCCACGTTAATAGATCTTGCTGTTTGTGTCCTAAAACGAGTTGCTGCTTCTACTTTGTGTTAGTAAGATGTGTTAGGCAGAAAGTTTagtaaaagagaaagaaaaaatatatgtgatatactatattaataataattgctTATAAAATGAACACAATCCATATAGTACGGAAAATAGATAGTAACAATAAAAAGGTTCCCTTTTGGTTTTTATGAAGGGTTGCTTATGTGTCAATCTCTATGattatgatttaattaattaacactcCCACCTTCCCAACAAACAAAGACACCACTCACTCTCCATACACATAATATATGGTCAACTAAACTCTTGTGACACGTGCTCactattttctctctctttttttcttcttcaattaaacaaaattagactaatttaaattaattaaactttgTATTAATTAGCTGGAGGGAGATTCCGTGTGTGGATATCGAGCTGTAATCTAAAAAACTTCTCTTCtttttccctccttctccctttcttctttcttcaatttttttttttcactatcCAAATTTATACAAAGTCTATAAATACCTCATAAGTTCAACTTATTTTGTCACACACCTTCTTCATATtattcttttctctttcttctattataattattcattcaCTACAACACTAACAACATAAACATGGAACTTAGTATCATGTTTTGTTTGTTTACTTCTTTTCTCctcattgttttgttcaaaatattcatcaaaccCTTTGTCTCCAAAACACATGACTTGCCACTACCACCTGGTTCCATGGGTTGGCCTTACATAGGAGAAACTTTTCAACTATATTCTCAAGACCCAAATGTCTTTTTTGcatcaaaaattaaaaggttTATAGAAATTCTACAATAATTTTCCATTGTTATCTTCAACTAGTTCATTTCATGgataaattttaataacataaaaatattataaaaaaaaaaaatttattttataggtATGGTTCTATGTTCAAGTCTCACATTTTAGGGTGTCCTTGTGTGATGATTTCAAGTCCTGAAGCTGCAAAATTTGTGTTGAACAAAGCTCAACTTTTTAAGCCAACATTTCCAGCAAGCAAAGAGAGGATGTTGGGAAAACAAGCTATCTTTTTTCATCAAGGAGAGTATCATGCTAACTTGAGAAGACTTGTTCTTCGTTCCTTCATGCCAGAAGCCATCAAAAACATTGTTCCTGACATTGAATCCATTGCTGAAGATTGTCTTAATTCATGTGAAGGACGGTTAATCACAACTTTCCTTGAAATGAAAACGGTGAGTCTTCAAAACAGAGCAAAAAACAGAGCAAAACAGAGTGTACTCTGTTTCtctctttaaaaataatgaaatttaagagtagaaaattgaaaaaaatttaatttttttaatgattttaatacaaaataaataatgggTGTTTGTTTCTTTGCAGTTCACATTCAATGTTGCACTCCTTTCAATATTTGGAAAAGATGAAATTCTATACAGAGAGCGTTTAAAACAGTGTTACTACTCACTTGAAAAAGGATACAATTCAATGCCAATTAACCTTCCTGGAACACTCTTCCACAAAGCTATGAAAGCAAGGAAAGAACTTGCAAAGATCTTGGCTCAAATAATCTCAAGTAGAAGACAGAAAAAACAAGATTACAAAGACTTGTTAGGTTCATTCATGGAAGAAAAAGCAGGACTAAGTGATGAACAGATAGCAGATAATGTAATTGGAGTCATATTTGCAGCTCGTGACACAACAGCTAGTGTGCTTACGTGGATTGTTAAGTACCTTGGTGAAAATATCAGTGTCTTAGAAGCAGTGATCGTAAGTGTTTAGGGTCCTACCCTTTATCCTTTAATCATTCTtttgccaaatttatttatttattttttggtggATTTGAAAATTAGTTGTTTGGTTTCTTATTTAGATTTTACATGTTTTATCATAGGAGGAACAAGAGTGTATATTGAAGAGCAAGGAAGAAAATGGTGAAGAAAAAGGTCTTAATTGGGAAGATACAAAGAAGATGGTAGTAACTTCAAGGGTTATTCAAGAGACTCTTAGGGTTGCTtcaattttgtcttttacttttaGAGAAGCAGTTGAAGATGTTGAATATCAAGGTTAATATTTCCAAATCTTATATGatactttaaattttcattttttagtttttttttcctctaaGATCTTCTTTTTTGTTTCTGATTTAGACTCATAGATTCTGTGTTGGTGATTGTTTTTTTTAGGATATCTTATACCAAAAGGGTGGAAAGTATTGCCACTGTTTAGGAATATACACCATAGtccaaaaaatttcaaagatcCTGAGAAGTTTGATCCTTCAAGATTTGAGGTAATTATTGAGTAGGATATATGTATTCACTATTTACCATAGTTTTGTTCATATTCATGTGTGATATACAAATTACAAAGATCATGACCTTGATAGATTCTGTTAATGATTTGCCAGGCTGCTGCAAAACCCAATACTTTTATGCCATTTGGCAGTGGGGTCCACGCTTGTCCTGGCAATGAATTAGCCAAGTTGGAGATTTTGGTCCTCTTGCATCATCTCACCACAAAGTACAGGTTGGTAAAACTTGATCATTAGTACTAATAGTTTCACTAAAATGTTATTTCTATAACAAGGACTTTGAACTTAATGCATGTTTTTGAATCATTATGATTTTGTTGTAATTCTAATATGCATCATTAGTGTTAAACATGATTCTTAATTTTAGTAACTTGGAATTTTTCTAAATGTTGTTTGCATTATTATGTGTAGGTGGTCTGTGGAGGGTGCAAAAAATGGAATTCAGTATGGCCCTTTTGCTCTTCCTCAAAATGGATTGCCCATCATATTACATTCTAAGAAGTAGATATCACTCCAACATAAGATTGAACTAAGTTAATCTCATATTTTATAAGATCTTTCTGAATATAGAAATATTGAATTCTTATTTTAGTCTGGATATGCGATGTCAATCTAGTTGGAATAACTTTCTCTCGCTGACGCTACTTGTTTGTTGCTGTAAGAAGAAGAATTCTTGTTGTAGCTCTAATTGAATTCAACTCTCTCAAGAAAATGAGGAAAGTCCAATATCATGTTGCAAATTCTACAAAGGAGATGAGATCAACTCTTGCTTACTTTTTGGCCTATAGACACCCAAAGGGGTAGTCTTGAGAATAGCATATCAAATAGGGATGTCAAGTGTATATAAGAGGTTTCATACTCTCAaagatcttttttattttttcaacttcTCTGTGTCCAAATTTGAGGAAAAGTCCTCAAAAGATTGTATTGGTACTTGTTACATGATGACATTGTAACCTAGAAATAATGTTAGGGTCCAATTAACAAATGTCCTAAGGACATTAGATAGAGACAcccaattaaatatttttaattacatcaagtgttatatatttttgttcttttagtttaatgcatatatatcttcttttattatcttaattaatcaaaatcttcaaactaTTCATTCACATATTTCATAATTTGATACATAGatattaaacaaataatattttattaaaagttgTGAATATCTATGAAGAGACATGGTGATGTATATGATGATGTAAAATTATACTAAGATCCATACATCAATTGATTAGTTTTGTAGCCATTAGAATGCTGCAAAGTCAAAACAAAGTAAATTATTGATACTAAAACCATGCCAAAAAACAAACTATAAGGGAAAAAGTCCATGCTTGAGTGTAAATTAATCTATTACAAATATATACAcacttaataaaaatagtactattaatattctttttatccaacaaaaaatctatttattttaaatcacGGCACGACAGAATTATAGTTGTGATTATTCGTGCTTCCCATCTTGCAAACATGCAttcaattttattcaaaatttgactAATAcacatatcatatcatatgcTAATGTGCAATTAAACTCAGGTTCCCTTAGATATGAACACGTGTCATTTCAAGCATACAAGTTAGTTATATCATCAAGTACTGCCCCCACGTATGGTTGCTTCCTCTCCTCTATCTCTACTTTTTCttcaatcaatttcttttaattGCTACTATAttccaatatatataaattaaaacatttcatatttatgaaaaattagTCTACATTGTATATATTCATTTTCATTAACTTTATCATATATAGTTATTGTATTTTTCTCCAACAAACCTTTCATAGTCCAATTAATAGTTATATACTCctaattttgtttctttgtgtGATATTTTGAAGGCTTTCATATATCGGTGCCACCATCCATCTATATCCACATGTTGTAGTTTGTAATTGCACATGTTTGTAACAAGACAAATTTCCCTTTATTTTTTCATGAAATTGTATGTACCAAAGTAATTGGTTGAGTATGTCATAGTTATCAAATTCCATACAACACTTAGTAGAagacatatatatatagctGTAAGTGAAATGAAACTTTAGTAGGAAATCTAATTCATGATATACACTATATTCAACTTTCATGCCGGTATATTATGTTGATTTCAGTTTCATCAATATTtccaaattgagaaaaaaaaattggtatgtTGTGTGGGCCTTGAAATTGCACCGCTTAGTTGTTAATGTAGTATACTATatactttgaaatttgaatatctataattaattaatcaacatTTTCGGTATAATCTAATTAACCACGGCACCGCAAGAAGAACATTTTCTCATGTTATAATATATTCTCTCATAATTAAATTAGGTTGAAATACGTGTAAGCTAACTAGAATGACTATCTTATACCAATAATAAGAACTTTTCTATTAAAGACCAAGGAAAAAGAatattatgaaaatgaagttattaaatattaatataatatttttcaattagaaCATGTGttatatatttacaaatttcaaataaattttaagaaaataatgtattgaaaaatatgaattaaatgtattaaatatatgaattaaatgtattaaaaatatgaattaaatacgGAACAATATGTGTTTGGTTATGTAGTGAAAGTTAAGGATAAGTTgagttaaattatatttcatattatatttttagatgtatttttatattgatcaaATGGATAAAAATGAGAcggattttaaaattgaattgatCGATCTAATCTCTAATTGAttgtaatttataattgagaaagaaagaaatgataaaaattcaaaagaaacataATATCAATGTGAATGAATGGAGCAAGAACATATCAATAAGCCCTAAAATATATAAGAACCAAAACAAATAAGCATCTAGAATTAGATGAAACACTTAAGGAGGGAGGCAAAAATATGATGGTCTCTATTTTTGTGATGTTTTccgaaataaaataaaataaaaagttaagtCAACACATTagaaatctataaaattaaatttggtaACTTAGActtcaatgaaaatattttataaaaaaatatataacatacattTAAATCATACTATTCTGTTCTGGTCTAGCATGGAGCTACCGGCCACAATTAATGATAAAAGGGAAAATGGAGAATCAATGACTTCATGACGAAGTGGTCGAATTCCAACTATTTTGTCAAAGATTTTGTACATTATGACTTTGCCATATATAAAATCTTAGCCACAAATAATAACTCACAGCTCTCATGACTAAGCACAATTGTTACAcgtgtttgttttttttatattgttgtgaGTTTAATTGcaaaaaagttgatattattaATGGTGGATATGTCTAAGGAGGTAAGGTACATTTCAAATCCATGACAGCTATATATAACGTTTCTTTACTACTTTTTCCATATCTGAATTGATATAAAAGCATGGTGTctaactatttaaaataattgctTTTATAATTTAAGGTAAGCCAATTCCAAAGTTTTACACTTTTttggaagaaaaagaaaaaaaagaaaaaggtgtttttttattgaaagaaaaGGACTAAAACCatcatacaaaataaattatgtgtATGTacgataaaattgaaaaaattacgatattgataaaaaatttagttttaagttttgATAAAATTACAAGGTTACACAATTTTGACAAATTTACATCGGATTTAAACACTGTATTAAGTTTGAATGTACAATATTAAGATTATTATTGACTTAGATAAAAGTCACATTCTTTTAGAGCCAATATCTTCCGTACCAAGTCCTTGTTTTAaccaaatatttattaaattgttacAATTATTTGAATGTAATCGAATTAGAAAGCAAACTCTCTGGCTATAAAGTCAGCATATGGGCTTCGACcctttttatattaaaaaaagaaaaaaaagtcagCATAGGATCCGATTTCACAAAAGTCAAGTACAGATATGATGATTGATgagtaaattatatatttttattttattttatttttgaatctaTCTAGTATATAGTTTGTATAAAACCGGCTTATAAACGttattaaattataactcaattaatcgatattgttaatttaatattaaattataaattaattaataaatattaatattgaatttaaatatttgaaaattattttgaattataaatatttttaaataaatatataatattttattaaaattatatatataacacaTTGGTGCAAGAAACAAGAGACACGTATAATATAGGTGTGTCCATGCTAGTATGCTACTCCATAACCAACTTTCACGTTTATTTCATTTGTCACTGTAACTACTACTTCCTCTCTTGTTATTTAGCTAATTTTCTCTGAAAATTtagataaaaagaaagaaaaaaaatagattcccattttacataattaaattaaatggcaTATATATTAAAGGGAGAAAATAGCAATGttttgaagtaatttttttagGACAATGTTCTGAAGTATTGTTAATCATGATAATTTTGGCAAGATAAGGAGAATCAATTTAACCAAAATCAACACAACAGCTACATTAGGCACATTGCCTTTACCATTTTGATAAGTTAGTTGGCACTGTATGATAAAGTGATCAGATTGTTAGCATGTTTCAATAGTGGTGAATATATAAGCAAATGTGATGACAATGCcactttaatttcaaataatgaaTTAGGAATATATCTTATCAAAATTTTGTGGCTGGCAACCAATTGTCATTGTCACACATTAGTAGAAGTTTACAATTACAATACTCAATAAACAAGGGGGGTGAGACAAAAATTTCATCTACTTTAGTTTTTATCTGTATTTTGTGTCTACTcacaaatattatttgattttctatatTGAATCtgacttttaataaaataaggcgatattatatttttttttaaataattacattTAAGATTTTATGATTTCATCAACGTAAATTTTGaggtttttttttctataaatgatATGCTATAATTATTATCAGATGAactagaatttaaaaataaatttgagttttatcgatattttttaaagaaaaaatatatatgtaaaagaaaccaatttttaaaatttcaaaatattaaatgcatagctttcaaaattatattaaatttttaatttttttaacaaagacATTTAACGATTGTATTTTGCCatgaaaaattataaacttatattttaatcaaaattaaaagttCCTAttgttgggttttgggctcccttcctatgtggagaaaggcccaatatgtgcaagtccatgtgtctcacttaaccAAGTGGAGACAGGTCAGATTAGTGGGCGTGTAagagctgaattcagagagagaggcaaagagaaaagtgagagaggaagagcaaaccctattctcgcataaaacagagcagctgcactagattcgcgatttctccttcgttcaccgtcggatcgggctgaaatttggacagcaggttcgtgacTCGTGGTACTTCATTCTGACCGTTTGGATCGTCGATCAGAGGTCTGAGGTGGGAGAAATTGGACTCGGACAGCAAcagtttttctggttttttgctgaactttgttctcaatttcatgtttgttttctcattgtgttggctgattgttgtgctggttaccttgctgtttttggctggttgctgagcacgaatttgtgccatattagaaactctcttgtacccatattttgatcatagtggaaCTCTATTACTGGTttggtcccgtggttgtttacttctcacattgagaaggtttttccacgttaaaaattattgtgtcatttgtgatGGTGACtttagttgctgtgattatttgttgattgctcctcacagattcttgcaagtttgggaaattgattatccgctgcatattgctctgttagagttgttattatatttgttgttgaatttcccatcagagtggcatcagagctctttggttaaggggctgtttgacttgtttgaatgatggaggcaaatacaaatagaatgatttgtttgaatggcactaattatcacttatggaagggaaaaatgaaggatctgttatttgtgaagaatttGCATCTTCCTGTGTTTGCTACTGAGAAGCCAGAATCCAAGACTGATGAGGATTGGAGCTTTGAACATCAGCAGGTCTGTGGTTTTATTCGGCAATATGTAGAAGACAATGTTTATAATCACATTGCTAATGAGGAACATGCAAGATCCTTGTGGAAGAAGATTGAATCTTTGTATGCTTCTAAATCAGGGAATAATAAGTTGTATTTGTTGAACTCCTTGATGAATTTGAGGTACAAGGAGGGGACTTCTATTTCAgatcatttaaatgattttcaagggctcctagatcaattgtcaggtatgggtatcaaatttgatgatgaagtgttgggactatggctactgaatactctaccagattcttgggaaacttttcgggtttcaattacaaactcagcttctgatggtgttgtctctttgcaaagtgtaaagggaagtgttcttaatgaggagatgagaaggaaggcACAAGGTACTTCATCTCATTCCGAGGTACTTGTCACTGAGAACAGGGGCCGAAGTCAAAGAAAGGAACCGAAAGGGAATAGACAGAATAACAGAAGTGCGAGTAGAGAGAACAACAGAAGTAAGTCCAAGTCCAGACACAAGAATGTGGAGTGCAATTATTGTCACAAAATGGGGCACATACAGAGGAACTGTTTCATATGGAAAAGGGAGAGCAAAAACAATAACAGTAAGCAGAGAGATAAgaatcatgatgatgatgaccgtgttactactgctacttgtgatgatctgattattctccgtgactatgactcagtcaatcttgtatcagatgagagcatgtggattattgatagtggtgctacactgcatgttacaccaaggaaggagttcttcacatcttacacttctggtgactttggagtgttgaagatgggtaatgatggtgtgtccaaggtagttggtattggtgatgtttgtttgcagaccaacatgggagtgcagttgttgcttagaggagtcaaacatgctccagatgttcgctttaatttgatctctgtgcagatgcttgatgatggtggttatgataatcactttggttcaggaaaatggaaactcaccagaggtaacttagttgtggccagaggggagaaaattaataaactgtATTGGACTAAAGCATTGGTTGCTAAAGACAGTGTGAATGCCATGGATATGGAGGCTTCTTTGTGGCACCGCAGGCTTAGTCATATCAGTGAAAAGGGGCTGAATTGTTTAGCTAAAAAGGATGTACTTCCGGGATTAAAGAGTGCAGAGTTGGAGAAATATTCTCATTGCATGGCTGGTAAGCAGACTAGAGTATCCTTCAAGAAACATCCTTCCTCAAGGAAGTCAGAGTTGCTTGAATTGGTGCATTCTGATGTTTGTGGCCCGTTGAAGGTAAAGTCAATTAGTGGTGCACTttactttgttacttttattgatgattgttccagaaagctttgggtctatgctttgaagacaaaagaccaagttctggagaaattcaaagagttccatgttatggtggagagacagtcaggcaagaagttgaaatgcattcgtactgacaatggtggtgagtattgtggaccatttgatgtttattgcaAGCAGCACGGTATCAGACATGAAAAGACTCCTCCTAAAACCCCTCAGCTGAATGGTTTAGCAGAGAGAATGAACAGGACATTGATTGAAAGAGTTAGGTGTATGCTTTCTGAAGCAAAGTTGCCTAAGCATTTCTGGGGTGAAGCATTGTACACGGCAATGCATGTTATTAATCTGAGTCCTGCAGCTGCTTTGAATGCTGAGGTGCCAGACAAGATTTGGTTTGGCAAGAATGTCAGGTATGATCATTTGCGTGTCTTCGGTTGCAAAGCATATGTGCATGTTCCAAAGGATGAGAGATCCAAGTTGGATGGGAAGACAAGACAGTGCATCTTTATCGGTTATGGTCAGGATGAATTTGGCTACAAGCTGTTTGATCCAGTTGAGAAGAAAGCTGTTAGAAGCCGTGATGTGAAGTTCATGGAAGACCAAAccattgaagacattgataagatggagaagactacacctgagattgataatggtttgtctgatgttgatccagttcggatgcctacacatgatctggatactgctgaaaataatgttcagaatgatgagcaacatggtgatgttggtgatcagcagcttggagatgattttgatgttcCTAATGATGATGCTGAAGAAGAACATGAGATGTCACAAGATGAGGATCTTGGTGATGCTCCTGAACCACCTCAAGCTCAAGTTTGGAGGTCTACTAGGCAGAGGAAACCATCCACCAGGTATCCTTCTGATGACTATGTTACCTTGACTGATGGAGGCGAACCTGAATGTTATGATGAAGCCATGGAGAGTGATGAAAAGAAGAAGTGGTTGGATGCTATGCAAGATGAAATGAAGTCTTTGCATGATAATCACACTTTTGATTTGGTGAAACTACCTAAGGGAAAGAAGGctttggaaaacaggtggatctTCAGAGTGAAGCAAGAAAACAATTCTACATCTTCAAgatataaagccagattagttgtgAGAGGTTTCAGACAGAGAAAGGGTGTTGATTTCAATGAGATTTTTTctcctgtggtgaagatgtcatccattagaactgtgttgagtttggctgctactcttgatttggaggtagagcaaatggatgtaaaaactgctttccttcatggtgatttggaggaagagatttacatgaagcaacctgatggttttcttgttaaaggcaaagaagactatgtgtgtaggctcagaaagagtctatatggtttgaagcagGCCCCGCGTCAGTGGTACAAGAAGTTTGAGTCAGTTATGTGTGAGCAAGGCTACAGGAAGACTACTTCTGATCACTGTgtctttgttaaaaagtttgctgatgatgatttcattatcttgttattgtatgttgatgacatgcttattgttgggaaaaatatttccatGATTAACAGGTTGAAGAAGCAATTGGGCGAGTCATTTGCCATGAAAGACATGGGAGCTGCTAAGCAGATTCTTGGTATAAGAATCATGCGTGACAGGAACAAGAAGAAACTTTGGCTGTCACAAGAACACTATGTTGAAAGACTGTTACAGAGGTTCCAGATGGAATATGCTAAGGCTGTAAGTACTcctcttgctactcattttaaattgagtacTAGTCAGAGTCCTACCAATGAAGCTGAAAAATCAGATATGCAACGagttccttatgcatctgctGTGGGTAGTTTAATGTATGCAATGGTGTGTACAAGGCCTGATATTGCACATGCTGTTGGTACAGTTAGTAGATTTCTGTCTAATCCAGGTAGAGAGCATTGGAATGCtgtgaaatggattttgaggtaTCTTCGTGGTACTACCAGTTTGAGGCTTTGTTTTGGAGGTGATAAGCCTACTCTTGTGGGATATACTGATTCTGATATGGCTGGAGACATTGATTCCAGAAAGTCTACTTCAGGCTACTTGATTAAGcttgcagggggagctgtggCATGGCAATCCAGATTGCAGAGGTGTGTTGCATTGTCCACTACTGAGGCAGAGTTcattgccattacagaagcatgcAAGGAATTGTTATGGTTGAGGAAATTCTTGCAGGAGCTTGGTTTTGTTCAAGATAAGTATTTGCTATTTTGTGATAGTCAAAGTGCAATTCATCTTGGTAAGAACTCAACCTTTCATTCTAGGTCCAAGCACATTGATGttaggtatcattggatacgtgatgttttggatgcTGGATTGTTGGAATTGGCCAAGATTCATACAGATGATAATGGTGCTGATATGATGACCAAGGCATTACCGAGAAGcaagtttgaaacttgttgtgagATCGCCGGTTTGGCGGTCACCTCCACATAGTTGTGAGGGGGAGAtatgttgggttttgggctcccttcctatgtggagaaagacCCAATATGTGCAAGNNNNNNNNNNNNNN
This region of Cicer arietinum cultivar CDC Frontier isolate Library 1 chromosome 8, Cicar.CDCFrontier_v2.0, whole genome shotgun sequence genomic DNA includes:
- the LOC101490679 gene encoding abscisic acid 8'-hydroxylase CYP707A2-like isoform X1 encodes the protein MELSIMFCLFTSFLLIVLFKIFIKPFVSKTHDLPLPPGSMGWPYIGETFQLYSQDPNVFFASKIKRYGSMFKSHILGCPCVMISSPEAAKFVLNKAQLFKPTFPASKERMLGKQAIFFHQGEYHANLRRLVLRSFMPEAIKNIVPDIESIAEDCLNSCEGRLITTFLEMKTFTFNVALLSIFGKDEILYRERLKQCYYSLEKGYNSMPINLPGTLFHKAMKARKELAKILAQIISSRRQKKQDYKDLLGSFMEEKAGLSDEQIADNVIGVIFAARDTTASVLTWIVKYLGENISVLEAVIEEQECILKSKEENGEEKGLNWEDTKKMVVTSRVIQETLRVASILSFTFREAVEDVEYQGYLIPKGWKVLPLFRNIHHSPKNFKDPEKFDPSRFEAAAKPNTFMPFGSGVHACPGNELAKLEILVLLHHLTTKYRWSVEGAKNGIQYGPFALPQNGLPIILHSKK
- the LOC101490679 gene encoding abscisic acid 8'-hydroxylase CYP707A2-like isoform X2; the protein is MELSIMFCLFTSFLLIVLFKIFIKPFVSKTHDLPLPPGSMGWPYIGETFQLYSQDPNVFFASKIKRYGSMFKSHILGCPCVMISSPEAAKFVLNKAQLFKPTFPASKERMLGKQAIFFHQGEYHANLRRLVLRSFMPEAIKNIVPDIESIAEDCLNSCEGRLITTFLEMKTFTFNVALLSIFGKDEILYRERLKQCYYSLEKGYNSMPINLPGTLFHKAMKARKELAKILAQIISSRRQKKQDYKDLLGSFMEEKAGLSDEQIADNVIGVIFAARDTTASVLTWIVKYLGENISVLEAVIEEQECILKSKEENGEEKGLNWEDTKKMVVTSRVIQETLRVASILSFTFREAVEDVEYQGYLIPKGWKVLPLFRNIHHSPKNFKDPEKFDPSRFEVVCGGCKKWNSVWPFCSSSKWIAHHITF